The genomic window GAAATAATAGTAACACAGACCGTGTGAACCGCCGAGTTGCTGGAGAGCATGCAAGAAGCGCCTATGCAACTCCGGTGACCAACACCGCCTTTGCTTTCTCGAAGCCTGACCACCTTTTTCTtctgttttacttttatttgcatTATTGGCTTCTCCTCCTCTACTCCCACTTTCTGTTGTACAAGTACTTGTAGCTGAGCCATTGGTTTTTCCTACTGCAGATTGACCACTCATCTCTACAGTTTTTTCTTTCTGGAATGGTTGAAATGCTCCCCCGTTTTTCTTCACTTCGATCGCACTTCCAATTTTATCATCATCCTGTaatttaaaagcaaaaaaaaaaaatcccaggAATTGttaaccctttttctttttttttgggggggggttctatttctttgtttgcaGATTTGTAAAACATTAAGAACAAAAGGGCACGTACCTCATTCAAGGGTAGATCTGGGGATTGATTGTTGTTCCACAACTGCACGGATCTAAGCCAATCAGATTTCCTTTTATCAAAAGCAGCAGGAACATTGGTTTCTTTGGATTTATGCGATTCTTGTTCATCGTCTTCCTCAGAGCAATTAGAGCTTCTTTTGATCGGAATAAATTCTTCCAAAACAGGAACATCACTAGTTGTCTGCTCCGAATAATCCGATTGTCCTTGCATGTAATCCGTCGTGGTTGAACCTCCCGACATCTCTTTCTTGTGTGCTTCAATCGCTATTAAAACCAATCCAAAACAAATTTTAGCACccgaaaaaaaaacaaatgaaatgaaaGGGTGGTGGTGCAGAaggccaaaaaagaaaaagaagaacaaaacaAACCTTGGTTAACAAGCTCCAAACACAAAGGAAGCTCGCGTTGAAAGACTTGAATTTTACGTCGTTCTTCCTCTAAAGCTTCTACATATTCGTGACATCTGCGCTTTTTCAGAGCGTAATCCATCTCTATCATTAcccttttttctataaaaaaaatccttttttttacttaaaacttttttcttcttcctcgtttCTCCACACCCAGATTACAGAAACAGTGGAGGATGAATTTATGGGGAAAAGGGTTGGTTTTCAGACCAAAGAGCATAGATAGATCCGAAGAAGGTGAGGGAGGCAAAAGAGAGCAGttatgatgaaataaataaataaaaaggatctAAACAGAATCAAGAGAATAAACTTGGGTACCAACAAAAAACAAATCAAAGGATGAAAAAGAATAAGAGAGTTTATATTTATGGCTGAGGAAGAGGAAGGGACTCAAAAGGAAATTAAGAGAGAAAATTGAagacaaaagaaataaaaacaacaaagTCGGGGCGTCGCGTAACAAAAAAATGAATCTTCGAtgtttgagagagagagagagagagagagagagttttaAGAGTTAAGCAATATATAAAGGaaataagagagagagagagcgagAGTTGAATATTCCAAAGAGTGATTCGGTTTTCGTCGTTTCTGGATGGGCTGGCAATGACGTCACCCTATTTCCCACCcctttttgcctttttttttatttccagaTTAGATCAATGACttgtctttttttttcccttgtgtTCAGTTCGGGGGGAAAAAAAAACTGTGCTTAtcttgtaatatttttatttttaaaatactgaaTTGAAGCTAAACTAAACCAAATACAAGTATAGAACCCAATTCTAGTGGTTCAGTTTTAGTAtggatttttataaatttcagtTATTTCAGTGAGAGATAGGGTAAAAGCGTTGGTGGTCTGCAGAATGAATGGTTGCCACGTGCTCAACAATGACAAGGCCAGATGCGTTTGTTTTGTTGGGTGTCCTACTTGGACAAAGGAATATCCGGTAGGCATTTTGTTTGAGGACAACTAGTAACGATAAATAAGTAATTGGGGGCGAATATCCTTTGgaataataacaaagaaaatggagATTTAGCAAGTGCAGGTTTGGTGTTACTATTTATGCAAGTGTGAGTGttgtcttaatttattaaaagaaaaatataaataagcatATACCATTTATCATATTCTTCTACAGTTCAACAAATACTATAAGGTATTaacaataacaatatatatatatatataagctacTGGTATTGGTGTTGGTAGTAACTTGGGATATCCTGTAAATCGTCTTGGATAATTCAAAATGGCGTATGATTGTTAGGTCTGGTTAGTTTCACATTTAATAATGTGGCCTTTGAGAGCTTCAAAGGGCCATTTTTTCAGTTTGTTTGATTCTATCTTATTTCTCAAGTATTTTAAAAACACAGTGTTATTGTTGCGGGTATATGAGAGGGCCCGACTCTTATGTGTAGTTTGACAGCTAAACCAAGCAGCTGCTAATTACTAATACCAATTCATTGAATTCCCTGCATTTCTATTCTTCATTTTTCCCCTTTTCCTCTCATCAATACATGTTTCcccttttaaaaatattactccctgtattttgataaaaattttagtCCAGTCATTAAACTTTTcagcatttttttattaaaatttgtcatTGGCATCGTATGATATGTCATAtgattgataaaaaattaatatgataaattgacaaattttgataAAGTTACCAACAATGATGATTGAATTAGTATCTTTAAATTGAATAAGCAAaggaatttttacttttttttaatatatatatattgaaataccCATTTTTGCAGAATTGTTTCCAAACACATAAATAATAGTCATACATGTTTTACAAAACTGTATTTGACAAGAGGCGTTTTTCGCCTATTTGACACATCTCGTCAGCAATTTTgtaaaacaaatttaataaaaa from Gossypium hirsutum isolate 1008001.06 chromosome D12, Gossypium_hirsutum_v2.1, whole genome shotgun sequence includes these protein-coding regions:
- the LOC121224201 gene encoding transcription factor HHO2; translation: MIEMDYALKKRRCHEYVEALEEERRKIQVFQRELPLCLELVNQAIEAHKKEMSGGSTTTDYMQGQSDYSEQTTSDVPVLEEFIPIKRSSNCSEEDDEQESHKSKETNVPAAFDKRKSDWLRSVQLWNNNQSPDLPLNEDDDKIGSAIEVKKNGGAFQPFQKEKTVEMSGQSAVGKTNGSATSTCTTESGSRGGEANNANKSKTEEKGGQASRKQRRCWSPELHRRFLHALQQLGGSHVATPKQIRELMKVDGLTNDEVKSHLQKYRLHTRRPSPTVHNNANPQAPQFVVVGGIWVPPPDYSTMTTTTTSTKTATVTPTSGIYTPVAAPLPALPQPSGTMAQRPQQSHSEERGSHSEGRVQSNSPSISSSTHTTTDSPAF